From the genome of Nicotiana sylvestris chromosome 1, ASM39365v2, whole genome shotgun sequence:
GAAGTATGACTTGGGTGACACGCTGTCACGCTCCATGGACTGTAAATTGATCCTAAGTGCTATTGTCACTTTCACCATATTTTAATTTCAAAATCCCCCTCAGGTTTCGACTTTCTACTTCAATTATATGAGGTATTTTGGTCATTACAGACACCTCACTTTCCACTATgcctctattttctttttcttttttggtgtttcccatttttaatttgctttaaaCTATTTTATAATCCCACAAATTTTAACGTGTACGCTAACCTTATCCCTACCATGGGCGATAGATATTTTTCTTTGCCTTTCAAGATATTGCATATAAAGAGAAAGATAGCCGGTCCTTTGGGCGGCCGAGAGTGTTTTGTAAAAAGGACCAAGGAGAATCTATCCtaaaagaggaggaggaggactAGGAGCTAGCTTTAGGGGCGGAATCGAATGATTACGAGATAAACAATGAGACAAATGAGAGCACTTAGATAATTCATTTTGAGTACAGGAAAGTTTGCTGGTAGGAATTCCTCATGGCGTATTACGGTATTTCTATTTCTCATGGACCTTCGGctcaagaaaatgaaaagagataATAGAACAAAAACAACAACAGAGGCAAAAAAAATAATACCAACAaccaaaaaatcagaaaaataactGAAAGCAATATCAATAGCCAGTAACAATGGCAAGGTACTAGGAAACTCGAACGAAAAAAGTTGTATGAGCATAACATGTACCACCATCATTCAAGGACAGGACACTATTAGACTAATTTTACACCTAGTACGGAGTATAAAAACGCTCAACTACCTAATAACCTACAACCTAATGTTCGACCTCTACAcattcctatcaagggccatgccCTGTGTAAGCTGGAGCCGCGCCAAATCTTACATGaccacctctccccaatacttcttaggctgcCATCTATTTTTCTCATACTCGCCAAATCTAACAGCTCACACCTCTTTACCGAgcatctaggcttctcctctGCACGTGTTCGAATCATCTAAGTCTCGCTTCCCGCATTTTGTCTTCTATAGGAGCCACACCCACCTTCACCTGAATATCtccattcctaatcttatccaaccTAATGTGCCCACACATCTTCTGCTATTTTTTTTTGCTAATTTCATCTTCTAGATATGGAAATTCTTTactggccaacactctgcccatacaacatggccggcTAACCACTACTCTATAAATTTACCTATAAGTTTCGGTGGCACATTTTTATCATACAATACGTTGGATGCTAACCTCTATTTCATCCATCCCGCTacaatacggtgtgtgacatcctcgtcaaatCTTTGTTAATTACTAGCTTaaatttttaagaagtttggaattttttttcttttaaagtaTGTGCTCTTCTTCAAGTGCATCATTCAATATTTTTTCTTACTAATGGTTGCCCTTTatgaatattttttaaaatataatatgtcattaattttttaaaattttaatagtGAATAATATCATGGTGCTTGTCTCATGTCATATTGGACTCATGTTAAATATTGTAACCTCACAGTACAAACTTACAAGAATGTGTTGTGCTGAACCACTTATTAATTTTGTTGAACGCTTGTATTTTTTATATAGTTTACTGTATTAGTTGTGCGCTATGGTGATTCATCATAtagatcaaaatatgaaaaacaCATTAATAAATATTGAAAGAAAATGACTACAATAATTTTGTGAATGAACATAATGTAAAAAGGTTATTTTATCTATCTATATtccaagagaaaagaaaagaagatagTTTACTGATAAACAAGTAATGTATGAATTTCATATATTCAACCTATTTTCTCCAATCAATTAAAGTCATAAAGCAAAGAAATAATGGAAGTGGAAGAATTTAGGATAATAAAAATTTAAGCTCTCGCATTAGAAATTACGAGGGAATGTGTTATTAACAATTTATCACTGTTTAATTATTACTGTATGAATAAGCCTACAAAATATCTGTGTCATATCAGTAAGTTAAAATCCATAATATTGTTGAAGAgacaaatttaaattaaaatccATAATTTTGTTGAAAAGTCATATTTATAGTTTTGTAAGTACGCCTCAGCATAACAAATCCGTTATCGTCCAGCGGTTAGGATATCTGGCTTTCACCCAGGAGACCCGGGTtcgattcccggtaacggaattTTTTAATATAACCTTTCAACATTCTCGCTTTTTAAAGTTTCAACCGGCCATCAACGAAAAGAGAAGTGAAAGCCAACCATCACGAATGAAAAGGAAAGTGTTTTATTATGCAATCTCTAATCACTAGTGAACAATTTCGCGAATTAAGGTTTCATTTGGTGTAAATTGATACAAGTTGTTACTGTCGGTCACACTATGCACCCAATGTTTGATCATACAATTGCAACGGATCATGCTATAATTAATGCTCAGGTACTTTTTAACCGGTCAAAGATTCAAATGTTCAGGGAAGTCGCATAATTAGGTTAGTCTTACCAAGGAAACACAAATCTGtatacaacaacagcaaacaaAGTTGGGGTTGACATGTGAACCCCCACTTCTTTCTTTACGCCCAACTCATATCATCAAGCCAAGCACAAACCTGTATGATCCAAAATCTTAAAGGggcagcttaaatgaaatcaaaACAAAGTTCGAACAATTTGATGGTTGGACTCGCCTCGACCTTTCAGACGCTTTAAAAAGTACATTAAACAAGAGTCATTCTTTACCAGCATGTTCACAGTCATTCCAAGGGAAGAAACCATGAAGAAAGACTTCCAATTCATTACTTTACAGCTCTTCACAGCATACACAACTCTCTCGGGCCAATTGGCAAATAAGGAACAATTCCCACATTAACAACCATGGTAAAAAGGCAAAAAATGAAGATCCCTCTCAAAGAAATACAATAGGGAGAAGACGACAAAGAGCCGAAGATGGCAATCTCAAGTAAACTCGCTTGTCATATCAGTAATGGTGTATACATGTTCAGCTTGTATAGAAGGCATGAAACATTTCTATTTTCCAATTCCAAGTTCTTTTTCAATGTCCCTTGTAAGGCTAAATTGCGCAGTGTTGTGCCATGGGAACAACGTACGAGTAACAGGAAGCTTCCTCCGCAAGTCCTGCAAAAGATAAAGATTTATTTATTTGCTTCCTTTTCATGGTGCAAGGTGGTGAGGGATGTTTCTCCCAGCTAAGACATAGTGAGAATACGTGACTGCTGTGAGATTGTAGCGATAAGCCCTCATGCGTCTTTTCATGTAAAATATTTGAACATGTTAGAGGTTTTGAAGTTGAAGGAGTACCTTGAAAGTGGTATCAGGCAATTTCAAGTAAGATGTCTGCCAGTAAAAGGGCTATCAGTAACTTGGGACAAAATAACAGCAATGGAGACTTAATAGAAAAGTGGTAGAGGAGTGGGAACAGGGGGAGTCTTAGATGATGTGACAGAAAGGGTGGAGGATGATGTAAGAACAAAGTAACAACCTGAAGAGATGCCAGATACTCAGTCTCATGGTGGCGAATAATGTTAACCAAGGAAATTGCAGAATCATCTGGGGACTAAGAAAGACACCACAAAATCAGAATAATTCAAACTTAAATTGTTGTAAAATGTAAACCGAAATCACAAGATAGTAATCAAAATTTTATTTCTTCGCCATACATATGATGTCTAATGAGATTGTTCAAGGAAGAAACTTTTGGTTTAGCTTGACCTTCAACTTGTTACACTAGTTACACAAACGAACAGGAATTCCAGAAACAGTTCTCACTTTTTATTCTTTCTGGCTGTTTGACCATGCTACTTTTTTTCTTTCCCTGTATGATTCCCAATAAGATTATTCAACGAAAAAGGTTTTCGTTTTAGCTTAACCTTTTCCAACAATAGACCAGCAAAAGATAGGATTTCCAGAAACTGTTATGTCTCATCCTTTATTCTTTTGCCTGTCTTAACTCTTAACATGCTAATCATGGTAAATGaaagaaaaattatgaaaagAAATCATATCCGGAGTCTGTTATACTGCTAAGTTGGATAGTAATGCTTATAATTTTGCTCTAGAAATGGTAATTTGAAAACAATAGATGCCAAATATTAACCAAATTCCTTGTTAGAAACTATTATCAACATCCGTGGTCTCACATTGCAGAAGGGAGGTGATAGCTGATCCAGAGACCGCTCCCTTACAATTCTTTGAGAAAATTTATCATGATTTATTGCCAAAAGATTTAAACTCACTGCATTCTCCGAGTACCTCACAAGGGATCAATCTAAAGTCTCTACACGTTGTTCAGCTGTGTTAACACTTAACACTGGCTcagaaacaaacaaaagaaagatAGAAACAAAAGAAGTGGCGCAACCTACAGTAGAGAACAGCTTCTGTATCCTTATGAGTTATGACCAGGAAAAGGATACTGACGACAATAAAGAAAGAGAAGTTCATTGACAAGCAATAGTCACTTACCTGAATTAATGTTGTGTCCTTACATTCATGTTGTGCATCTAACTGCACATTTCCCTCTTCAAAGTAGTGCGCGCCAACCTGAATTGAGAGCAGGGAAAGGATATACAAGTTTGAATACTGAAGCTTTTGATACAACAAAAAAGCAACAACTACCCTCACCCCTAAACTGGCAACAGTAGGGGTCGGCTCAATCCAACAATAACTAAACAtcaatatttaagattttaactATTTTATGACAGTGGTCGGATGGTGTCCAGCCCAGCTTGCACGCACCTCGACTATTCCACCAggtacctgctacctcccaccagcaCAGGTACCGGATAACTCTGCCCACCAAGACTTAGGAtgatgggaagaaatcacctagtgtttttCTACCTCCACTGGGATTTGATCATGAGATCTCAGGAtcttctccgacatcatcaacCAGTAGGCCGCATAGAAAAATAAATTAGTACTGATGTCTAACTTCATGCGTAAAAATCGGTGAAGCCAAAAACAAAGATGAGGAAACCAAAAGGCAAACACTATATTCTCAAACTATTAATGAAAGCATACCTGCATCTTCCCTCTCACTTCTACAGATTGAATTTCATCCTTGAATTCAATATTCCATATTGATCGCCAGCTTCCATTGCTACAGAAGATGCAGATAGCATTAGGTTCTTTAGACATGCTATAAGAAGATGTATGCTGACTCAATGAGTTAGACGTGCTATAACAAGATACCATCGACTCAAGTGACAAGTGTGCTATAGAGACGAGATGAAGAATAGGCAACAGTCAACAGACATCCCTCATTCTTTGTTTATCCCAACTTTTGTAAACCAACCTAGAGCATACTGACACTTTTGTAATTGAGAAGTGAATGAAGCTTATATCTTAAAAGCACCCATAGATTTAACATGTAAATGGCATGTGTTCTAGCAAATTCAACACATTGAGACATAGTAATTACTGGGAGTTAACAAGAAATGAAAACTCTGCTTCTATCCAGACAGACTACAACCAAAGGAGGACAAGATGTCTTAGAAGAAAAACCTATGGTCATTGCAACTTCATAATAAGAAGGATTGGGAACTCTATTTTACAAATTTTAACTGAAAGGGAAAGCTTTACTGACGACAGATCTTTAGCGAAGACACATAATGGAGGCAATTTGGTGGGTTAAGACAAAGTTGGCTATCAATGACGAAAGCTGGCCTTAATGTATTTCTCACCTTGGAATCAGAGACATCACCTTATAGGTTTTCCTGGTAAAATCTATTTAAAATTGCCCGATCATTACTAACATGCATCACACATTTTATATGACTGCCATTTAACAAATACCCGTGTTGCAAAGGACTCACACCTTCAGACCACATAACAGCATATCCTTTGGTCCATCTTTGAGGATTGGATATATACAGAAACATGAATACATGATCTCAGACGGTTACAAATTACTCTCGAAAATGCACCACGTTGTGATGTGTGTCACAAATTTATCGTAGAAATGATCAAAATCAAAGAGAGGGTTGCACATATAAGTCAGAGTTAGAGTTTTGATAAATCCAACACACCAGAAATTCTGAGGACTATGCCTAGCAGCTGAAATCACCACAACGAGTTCAAAGTCCGATCCTGGATCTTCCACATCCTTTCCTTTGGTACAGTAAACTGAACAGATTCCTTTTGGAT
Proteins encoded in this window:
- the LOC104231210 gene encoding F-actin-capping protein subunit alpha isoform X1; this encodes MLEEEEDSLESETELTDEQKIEIAKWFLLNSPAGEIQYVAKDVRAILKDENVYRKAAEEAFPSYNKSHLICLELPNRSGDVLVTSFGEVDKDEYLDPRTAQVAIVDHVKQACKEVRPARDEELPSAFVEEYRSAMDAEIMKYVSEAYPKGICSVYCTKGKDVEDPGSDFELVVVISAARHSPQNFCNGSWRSIWNIEFKDEIQSVEVRGKMQVGAHYFEEGNVQLDAQHECKDTTLIQSPDDSAISLVNIIRHHETEYLASLQTSYLKLPDTTFKDLRRKLPVTRTLFPWHNTAQFSLTRDIEKELGIGK